TATATTGTTTTAAATTTGCACTTACATTTGCACTTGTATACATCTCGGGCATCAGTTCACCAGTTGGGTTAGAGGTTTCAACTCTTATCTTTGCAGTTCTTGTAACAGGATCAAGAATAGGATTTATAAAAGATATATTCCCTTTAAATATTTTACCGGGCAGCGATTGAAGTGTATATTCCAAACGATCACCAATCTTAAGGAAAGGCAGATCCGACTCATATGCATCAAACACAGCCCATACTTTTGATAAATTGGCTATATCAAAAAGAACCGTACCTGTATTTATATAGTCACCCTGATTTACATTTTTTGATATAACTATACCACTGGTATTAGCAGTTATATCAACTAATGGTGATACCTCACCGGAGTTTTCAATACTTTTAATCTGTTCATCAGTAAGCTTCCAAAGACGTAGTTTTTCTCTTACTGCCTGTAAGAGTGCAGGTTGCAAATCTTTCATCTTCACCGCTTCAATAAGTTCCTGCTGTGCGGTAAGCAGATCAGGAGAATAAATTGTAGCAATTGGTTGTCCCTGTTTTACTCTTTCACCTGTAAAAGTAACAAATAGCTTCTCTATACGTCCGCTCACATGAGATGTTTGAGATTGGGATAACCTTTCATCTACCTGGATTGTTCCATATAATCTAATATCTTTAACAGGATTCTGACGGTTAACTCTGGTTGTCTGTATGTTTGCCAGTGCAATTGCTTCATTACTCATTTGTATTGAATTCGGATCAATTGCAGTATCTCCTGAACCTGTTGTTTGTAGAGGAATTAGATCCATTGCACATAAAGGGCAAAGTCCGGGCTCTTCCATTCGTATTTGAGGATGCATAGAACATGTCCATATTTCATGATCATCTCCATGTTCATGATCATGTGAATCTTCCGCTGTTATGCTTTCTAGTGAATTCTGTTTTTTGCTATTACCCGAGAAGATAAGCCAGCCTAGGAATATTCCGGCTAATAAAATTAATCCATATCTGAAAAATGGATGATTGCCAATCTCTTTTATTTTATTCTTTTTCATAATATTGAGTCTATTTTAATTGTTTGAAGTATTGAAAGAGCCTAGTTTTCGGATCGAAGCCACTTTCATGTTGTATTCTGCGATAGCTTCTGCTTCTCGCAACTGATAATCCAATAGTTGACGTTGCACCTGAATTACATTGGTGAGATCACTCTTTGCAGTTACAAATTCCTGTACAACAAGTTGATATGCTACACGTGCCAGTTGTGCCTGTTTCTGATACAATGTAATCTTCCGATCAGCATTGTCAAGTTCATGTTTAAGCTTGAACAGTTCTGATTGGAGCATATTAAGTGTGTTGTTATAATTTTCTCTTGCAGATTCCCACATGAAACGATTCTCGCGTTGTTGTGCCTTATACTTATTCCTGTAGATAGGAATAGAGATAGAAAACATGGGCATAATCATATCTATACCACTCATTTCAGGTTTCATTCCAGAATCCATAGATGCAGTTTTGTTTTCTCCAATCAGCATATATTGTAACCCAAGTCCAAGCATAGGATAACTCATCTTTTTATCCATTTCATTTTTTGCACGATAAGCCAGCTCCTCTTCTTCGAACATGCCTAACATAGGATTCCCTCTCTCAATCTCATTAATTGAAACTCTTTCATCAAAAATAAATGGTACTTTTACTATTGAATCAGGTATAACCACTTCTATTTCAACAGGACGGTTCAACAAAGCATTGAATATTGCTTTCTCTGCAGCTATATCAGAAAGGAGGGTAGTGATATTATTTTCAATTTCAATCATTTCCAGCTGAATACGTAGTACATCTGACATGCCGGGGCTACTGCTCATATCTGCCGACATGTTACTTGCGGAACTGCTCATTCCGGTCATTGATGAGGAATTACTACCTGACATAGCTGTACCTCCCATTGAGCCCATACCTGCCATTTTATTGCCGGCGGATGTTGACCTGTTGTTTTGTGTAACGGGTGGTGGAGTAGGGAGTGAATAGAGTGATGAACTGCCACTTGAAGAGGAAGATATTTTGCGAAGAGCAAGTTCCTCTAGTTGCTTTAGAAGTTGAAGGTTATCACGATTATTATTAATCTGCTCTTTTAATGCAGAGAGTAAATACCACTGTCTATAAACCTCCATATAAAGATTATCCCTTGTCTCCCTGAACTTCTCGTATGACATTTTTGCCATATGAGTTGCCTCAGACTGAGCTGTTTTTTTTGTACCGAACCAAGGAAACATCTGCATAAGTGTGAAATCTGCTATCTGCTGACCTCCTACGATATTCATAGGTTTAAGAAATATACCCATATCTAGTTGAGGGTCTGGCCATGCACCAGCCTGTGATACTTTTTCAAGTGAAGCTTTATAAGTTAGAAAATCAGCATTCAATCCAGGATTATTTCTAGCCGCCACTTCCAAGTAATGTTCCAGTGAATCTGTCTCCTGACCTTTTGCCTTAACTGATAAAAATGTCATTATCAGTATCATCAATATATATTCAAATTTAAACTGTTTCATAACTGTTTATTCTTTTTTGTTCTGATTTCTCTTTTCTTTTAACAACACCTTCTCTCCACCAGCATTGAAGAATTGGAACCACAAACATTGTCATAGACTGTATTATCATACCTCCGAATGTTGGTATTGCCATAGGAACCATAATATCCGAACCTTTCCCAGTTGAGGTAAGTACCGGTAGAAATGCAATTAATGTAGAAGCTGTAGTCATAACTGCCGGTCTTACTCTTTTTAAACCGGCATAAACAACCGCTTCTCTAATCTCATCTTTTGTTTGTGGGTCTCTCTCCAGAAAAGTGTCATGAATAAATGTCCCCATAAGTACACCATCATCCGTAGCAATACCAAACAGTGCGATAAACCCAACCCAAACTGCAATACTCAGATTTACCTGATGCATCTGAAACATATCCCTGATATTTGTTCCTGCAACAGAGAAGTTCATAAACCAGGGTTCTCCGTATAACCACAATAGTATAAATCCACCTGCCAGTGCAACAAATACTCCCGAGAAATGAATTAGCGATGCAGTAACTGATTTAAACTGGAAGTAGAGAATCAATAAAATACTTATAAGACTTATAGGTATAATTATTAATAACCTTTGAGCAGCACGTGCCTGTTGTTCATAATTTCCTGCAAATGTGTATGATACTCCATTTGGTAAGCTAATCTCCCCATTATTTATTTTATCTTGTAATACTTTTTCTGCATCATGTACAACATCCACTTCTGCTTTCCCAGCTATTTTGTCAAAAATCACATATCCTAAAAGAAAAGTATTTTCACTTTGGATCATCTGTGCACCCCTTGTGTATTCAATTTCAGCAACATCTCCAAGTGGTATTTGAGCACCTGTAGCTGTTGGTATAATAAGTTTAGCAAGTTCTTCAGGACTCTCTCTCAATTCTCGTGGATATCTTAGTCTTACAGGATAACGCTCAAGACCTTCAACTGTAGTAGTTAATGCCATTCCTCCAACTGCTGTACTAATTACTTCCTGAAGGTTTGCAACTGTTATTCCATACCTGGCCATATTGTCCCTATTAAGCTTAATCTCTATATATGGAGCTCCAACAGCTCTGTCATAGAATACTGTAGATGGTAATACCGATGGTACATCTTTTAGAGCATCTTCGAGTATTTTACCTGCCTCTTCTATTGATTCAAGATCAGGACCATATACTTTAAGTCCCATTGGAGCCCGCATACCTGTTGACAACATAACCAGACGTGCATCAATTGGTTGTAATTTTGGAGCAGAAGTCATTCCCGGCAAATGAGAAGAGTTCACAATCTCTTGCCATATATCATCGGGTCTTTTAATATGATGACGCCACTGTCTGAAATATTTACCATATCTGGATTTTATTAAACTGTCTCCGGGAATAACTCTGAAGGCATCCTCATCAGGGTTATATGTTGTTCCGTCAATAAGTATAAACTCTCCTTTACGATTTGTTTTAAACCGTTGACGGTGACCATTTTCATCAAGTATGTATTCAGGAATATAGTTGATTGTATTTTCGAACATTTGAGTAGGTGCAGGATCAAGTGCCGAGTTTACTCTTCCCCATTTTCCAACAATCGATTCCACTTCAGGTATATTTGATATGCGTTTATCCAGTAAAGCTATATACTCAATATTTTGTTCTATTCCAGTATGCGGCATTGTGGTTGGCATTAATAGGAAGGAACCTTCGTTGAGACTAGGCATGAATTCCTGACCTAATCCCGGGAATCTGTTAGAGGCAGATTGCCAGAAACCTGTCTTTCTGAAAGATTTCCAGCCAACTGTTTCAAAACTTTTTGCAACTACTGAAAAGGTTTTATCGAATCCAAGCCAGATAACAACACCTAATAATACTGTCACAATGGGGATAGCCATGAATTTCCATCTGTTGGCTAAACTCCATCTAAGAATTGTTTCGTAATATATAACAAGTAACCATAGAATTCCCAGCACAGCAGAAATAATAAAAACTACAAATATAAAATTGCTGAACAACCCTATATCAGTTCCCAATGGAAGCCATTCAACAGTTAACAGATAAGATACTGCAACAATAGCAATGGCAATATTTATAATATTAACGGCTTCCCTGTCAGGCCATATATGTGATAAAAGATTGTTTATTCCAAAAAGTAAAAACACTGTATACAGAACATTACCAGTAATAATGATTAGTGCTATACCACCTGCAACCATAATAATGTTGCTTACCTTTTTAACCTTTTCAGAAGTAATTTTAAAAGAAAAGAAATAATATATAAGAGTAGGAATTACTGTTATTCCAAGAATAAAAGATGTTACTATGGCAATTGTTTTTGTGTAAGCTAGGGGACTAAACATCTTTCCCTCCTGAGCTTCCAGAAAAAACACGGGAAGGAAGCTAATAACAGTGGTTATAAAACCAACTAGAATTGCACTTGATACTTCACTTATGCTTTTATGAATCAGGTCGATGAATGGTTTGCCTTTTAGCTTTTCTTTGTTTTCAACCATCTCCATATTTCGGATAGTACTCTCTACAAACACTACGCCAATATCAATCATAACTCCAATAGCTATGGCAATTCCTGAAAGGGCAACAATATTTGCATCTATTCCCATATTGCGCATCACTATGAATGTAAATAGAACGCCAACAGGTAATATACTTGAGATAACAATTGATGCTCTTAAATTTAACACCAGTACTATCACTACAATTATGGTAATAAGTATTTCCAGAGACAGGGAGTTTTCGAGAGTACCAATTGTTTCATGGATTAATCCTGTTCTATCATAAAATGGTACAACAGTAACCTTTGATACTGTTCCATCTTCAAGCGTTTTCTGCGGAAGTCCCGATTCAAGTTCAGCTATCTGATCCTTAACATTATTAATAACCTCAAGTGGATTTGATCCGTATCGTGCCACAACAACACCGCCAACAGCTTCAACACCCTCTTTGTCGAGACCACCGCGACGAGTAGCTGGGCCAATGTTTATAAAAGCTACATCTTTAAGTTTTACGGGTACTCCTTCACGTACAGTAACAACAGCCTCCTCCAGGTCAGAGACACTTTTTATATATCCTAATCCGCGCACAAGATATTCAACCCTGTTGATTTCAACAGTTTCTGCTCCTATATCAAGGTTACTGTTCTGAATTGCATACATCAGATCCATTAAAGTTATATTATAAGCTCTCATAGCATCTGGATTAGCTTCAACCTGATATTCCTTTATGAAGCCTCCTATTGAAGCTACTTCGGCCACTCCTCCAGCAGATGCAAGGCTATATCTTACCTGATAATCCTGTATAGATCTTAGCTCTGCCGGGTCCCATCCTCCGGTTGGTTCACCAGTAACAGGATTGCGACCTTCTAGTGTGTACCAGAATATCTGTCCCAAAGCTGTAGCGTCTGGTCCCAAGCTTGGTTGAACTCCATAAGGCAATGTTCCCGCTGGAAGTGAATTTAACTTCTCAAGAATTCGTGAGCGACTCCAATAAAACTCAACGTCTTCTTCAAAAATCACATAGATGAACGACATTCCGAACATCGAGGAGCTACGGATAGTCTTTACACCCGGAATCCCAAGAAGTGAAGTGGTAAGCGGATATGTTATTTGCTCCTGGATATCTTTGGGGGAACGACCCATCCACTCTGTAGAAATGATCTGCTGATTATCTCCAATATCAGGAATAGCATCAACTGGTACCGGATCTCTTGGCAGAATACTGTGCCAGTTAAATGGAGCTACTGATATTCCCCAAATGATAATTACTGACAGAAATAGGATAGTAACCACCCTATTAGTCAGGAAATACTTTATGATTTTGTTGATCATAGAATATATTTGTTAATAAGTTTATTATGATTGGTTAGGCTGAAACTATAAAACAGTGATAGGTCTATAGTGTTTTCTGTTTGTATATATTTTGATATACAGAATAGAGTCTATTGTATACAGCTTTTTATGGGTGAAAAATTATTACCCATGTCTTAATACAATACTCTTGTATAATCAAATACGGTAGATACAGATGTAAGTAAGGATACTCACATCTTCAAGGTAAAGACCCTTAGGGGGAAATTTTAATGAGGTTATTGATGAATCCGTTTCCGGCTCATAAGAAGTTATCTGATTTGTCAAAGTAAAACCTAAAATATCAATTGGAACTGGGGTTATCCTTGTGACAAGCTGCTCGGTTTTATTTTGAAACTCATCTGTTGTAAGTTTCATCATTTCTGTTTCACAACAAAAATTGCCTGTAATTAAAAGATCATGACCATGAGAATCTTTGCAACAGAAATTTTGATTTCCTTCTGATTGAAATATTTGAAGAGATCTCAGTTCATCATTACAATAATGCATAGCAATTATTGGTTGAATTGCTGTAATCATCATTGCGATTAGCAGATATATGGATAATATTCTCTTCATTTTTTTTATCTAATCATTGCAAAGTTATAGGATTTAAATATTCAAACAAAATAAATATGAATTATTTCTCACAACGCAATGGCAGATAACTCAGCTTCTGCAAGTGCGTAGTCTCTTTCTACCTCAAGCATATTATTATAAGCATCATAATAGTTCTCTATCTGCATCAGATAGTTTAGTAATGTAATCTCACCAGCTTCCAGAGCTTTTCTTAAAATAGGTACACTATTATATGTAGAAAGCGCCTGGCGATATTTTAATGCAGTTTTCTGCAGATCAACACTTTTAATGAAAAGGTTTTGTAGTTTGATGTAATACTGAATTTTATTATCCTCCAGTGTAGTTTCATTATACACTATATCTGCTTTGGCCTGCTTAACACTATTCTTGTTTTCCCAAAGAGGTATTGATACTCCTATAGTAACTCCCTGTAACTTTTGTCCCAAAATTCTCTCATCAACATAACCTGCAGATAATTTAGGTAAAGATAGAGCCTTATTGAGTTTTAACTGTTGCTTGCTTATTTCAATCTGTTTGGTCAGATATTGTAGAATTGGACTCATTGACTCTGCTTTGAGATACCATTCATTGAAATTTGCAGGTAGTGGAGATAGGATAAATACTGTTGATTCATACTCAATTTCTTTTCCTCCATTCAATGTTTTCAATTCATTTAATAAAGACTTCCTCTCAATATCAATTTTTTCTTTCTCATTTATACAGGTTAGAAAATCCATATAAACCTGATTTCTCTCCAGAATGTCAATTTTCCCTTCGTCAAACATTCTCTGATATGATTCTGCAATCTCCTCTGCTATCTTAATCCTATTTTCATAATCTTTTGATAGAGCATTGTAGTATGTGAGATTTATTATTAGCTGTTTTGCCTGCAAAAGCAGGTTTATTCTTTCTGAACTGTATAATAGATCAAGGTTTTGATTCTGCATATTAGAAATTTTATTCCTGTGTCCATATGCAGTAGGGAAGTCCATCGACTGTGTAATTGCAAATGTACTTTCGTTACCAATCTCAATAGGAGTACCCCATAAATGAGTATATTCTACTTCAGGGTTTGGTAAGTAGATACCAGACTTATTTCCTAATTTATGAGCTTCAACCTGTTTTTGTAATGACAAAAGGGTTGTGTTATTTGATTCTATTTCATGTAAAATATGCTCCATGCTGTTTTGAGCATAGCTTACTATAGATACCATTAATATGAGAATTGTTAACCCATTTTTTTTCATCTTATACCACTGTTATAATTATTACAAGTACAAAAATATGGAAAGTATAAGATGAAACAGGACTATTAGAATACAAATTACATTGTTTAACAATTAAATATGTCAAGGATTCAAATTAATGTATTTTGTATTTATAATACCATCTTTTAACTCAATTAATCTGTATCCAGGTTCTGCCTTACCTAATGGTCGCCCTGCAGAATTGGTCGTGATCATCAAAATACCATTATGTTCAGCTTCTGCATTGTTATGTAAATGTCCGGAAAAAATAGCATCCACACCATACTTTTCAAATAGAGTGAAGTATTTTAATCTCTCTTCCTTACTTTGGTTTGAGTAAGTGATATCTTCTTCAAAATCATTTATAAAGAAAGGGTAATGTGTAAAAACAATAATCACATCTGACGATTTTGCTTTCTTAAGTCTCTTTTTTAGCCAGCGAAACTGCTCTCTTTCTTCTTTCTTATTCGTCCCAGATTTAATGATGACAGAATTTAATCCTATGAAATATGAATTGTTGTATTCAAATGCAAACCTGTCATTGCCTTCTCCATAATGCGAGAAATAAATATCAAAATCTTCTTTTACCGGATTCTGTCCCAGATCATGATTCCCTGGACTTAAGTAGAACGGAATTTCATTATTCAATCCTGCTGTAATTCTCTTGAATTCTTCAATTTGATTAAGGTCTCTTGAGTTGTTTACAAAATCACCAGTAATTACTACAAAATCAGGTTTTAGTTTATTGATTTGACTGATAGCTTCAGAATATTGTATGGTCTCTTTTTCAAAACCACTGTTTTCATCAAAGAATCCAAACTGCGGATCTGTAATCTGAACTATTCTAACTGTTTTATCCTGGGCTATAGAGTGGAAACTATATAGTCCGATTATGAAAATCAGAAAGTGAAAACTAAACTTTTTTCTTACAATTCTTACAGTTGACATAACTCTTTCTGCGTTATTATATTTCAGAAGCCGAAATCATCAATAACAATCTCTTCAACCTCCTCGTGTTTTATTTCGATAGTATTATGAATATCTAATCCTTCTACATAAATTGCTTTGTATGGTATGGCTGGACAAACATACTCGCATCCTCCGCAACCTACACAAATAGATTGATCAGTTTCAGGAATTGTTAGGTGATCCTTATAGGGTACCATATGAACAGCCTGAGTAGGACAATGTTCCGAACATGCTCCACAACTTGTTTCATCGTAATATACAATACAATTTTCTTTAATAAACTGTACTTTACCCATCTGTGTATGGTTTTTTTCCTCAACAGTTAATGGAAGTATGGCACCGGTGGGGCATACATCACCACATACAGTACAGTCATAATTACAGAACCCCCGATCGAAATATAGTTTTGGCTGCATAATTCCACTAAGTCCATATTCCAGTAGTGCAGGCTTAATTACACGTGAAGGGCATTTACTAACACATAAATGACATGAGATGCATTTTTCGCGCAGGTGATCAAATGAAAGTGCCCCTGGAGGTG
This window of the Lascolabacillus massiliensis genome carries:
- a CDS encoding efflux RND transporter permease subunit, with the protein product MINKIIKYFLTNRVVTILFLSVIIIWGISVAPFNWHSILPRDPVPVDAIPDIGDNQQIISTEWMGRSPKDIQEQITYPLTTSLLGIPGVKTIRSSSMFGMSFIYVIFEEDVEFYWSRSRILEKLNSLPAGTLPYGVQPSLGPDATALGQIFWYTLEGRNPVTGEPTGGWDPAELRSIQDYQVRYSLASAGGVAEVASIGGFIKEYQVEANPDAMRAYNITLMDLMYAIQNSNLDIGAETVEINRVEYLVRGLGYIKSVSDLEEAVVTVREGVPVKLKDVAFINIGPATRRGGLDKEGVEAVGGVVVARYGSNPLEVINNVKDQIAELESGLPQKTLEDGTVSKVTVVPFYDRTGLIHETIGTLENSLSLEILITIIVVIVLVLNLRASIVISSILPVGVLFTFIVMRNMGIDANIVALSGIAIAIGVMIDIGVVFVESTIRNMEMVENKEKLKGKPFIDLIHKSISEVSSAILVGFITTVISFLPVFFLEAQEGKMFSPLAYTKTIAIVTSFILGITVIPTLIYYFFSFKITSEKVKKVSNIIMVAGGIALIIITGNVLYTVFLLFGINNLLSHIWPDREAVNIINIAIAIVAVSYLLTVEWLPLGTDIGLFSNFIFVVFIISAVLGILWLLVIYYETILRWSLANRWKFMAIPIVTVLLGVVIWLGFDKTFSVVAKSFETVGWKSFRKTGFWQSASNRFPGLGQEFMPSLNEGSFLLMPTTMPHTGIEQNIEYIALLDKRISNIPEVESIVGKWGRVNSALDPAPTQMFENTINYIPEYILDENGHRQRFKTNRKGEFILIDGTTYNPDEDAFRVIPGDSLIKSRYGKYFRQWRHHIKRPDDIWQEIVNSSHLPGMTSAPKLQPIDARLVMLSTGMRAPMGLKVYGPDLESIEEAGKILEDALKDVPSVLPSTVFYDRAVGAPYIEIKLNRDNMARYGITVANLQEVISTAVGGMALTTTVEGLERYPVRLRYPRELRESPEELAKLIIPTATGAQIPLGDVAEIEYTRGAQMIQSENTFLLGYVIFDKIAGKAEVDVVHDAEKVLQDKINNGEISLPNGVSYTFAGNYEQQARAAQRLLIIIPISLISILLILYFQFKSVTASLIHFSGVFVALAGGFILLWLYGEPWFMNFSVAGTNIRDMFQMHQVNLSIAVWVGFIALFGIATDDGVLMGTFIHDTFLERDPQTKDEIREAVVYAGLKRVRPAVMTTASTLIAFLPVLTSTGKGSDIMVPMAIPTFGGMIIQSMTMFVVPILQCWWREGVVKRKEKSEQKRINSYETV
- a CDS encoding efflux RND transporter periplasmic adaptor subunit; protein product: MKKNKIKEIGNHPFFRYGLILLAGIFLGWLIFSGNSKKQNSLESITAEDSHDHEHGDDHEIWTCSMHPQIRMEEPGLCPLCAMDLIPLQTTGSGDTAIDPNSIQMSNEAIALANIQTTRVNRQNPVKDIRLYGTIQVDERLSQSQTSHVSGRIEKLFVTFTGERVKQGQPIATIYSPDLLTAQQELIEAVKMKDLQPALLQAVREKLRLWKLTDEQIKSIENSGEVSPLVDITANTSGIVISKNVNQGDYINTGTVLFDIANLSKVWAVFDAYESDLPFLKIGDRLEYTLQSLPGKIFKGNISFINPILDPVTRTAKIRVETSNPTGELMPEMYTSANVSANLKQYNDELVIPKTAILWTGKRSIIYVKQQNTETPAFMLREVELGPSLGDSYVILSGLNDGEEIVTNGAYIIDASAQLSGKQSMMNETAGRAVTGHEGHNMGHDMQSVSAKGEHAMLKVQGLCEMCKDRIEKSAKSVKGVSSASWDLNTKLLHLDFDPAITSVDQIEKAVAKAGHDTENYKTDQATYDALPACCKYRS
- a CDS encoding TolC family protein; its protein translation is MKKNGLTILILMVSIVSYAQNSMEHILHEIESNNTTLLSLQKQVEAHKLGNKSGIYLPNPEVEYTHLWGTPIEIGNESTFAITQSMDFPTAYGHRNKISNMQNQNLDLLYSSERINLLLQAKQLIINLTYYNALSKDYENRIKIAEEIAESYQRMFDEGKIDILERNQVYMDFLTCINEKEKIDIERKSLLNELKTLNGGKEIEYESTVFILSPLPANFNEWYLKAESMSPILQYLTKQIEISKQQLKLNKALSLPKLSAGYVDERILGQKLQGVTIGVSIPLWENKNSVKQAKADIVYNETTLEDNKIQYYIKLQNLFIKSVDLQKTALKYRQALSTYNSVPILRKALEAGEITLLNYLMQIENYYDAYNNMLEVERDYALAEAELSAIAL
- a CDS encoding TolC family protein, which produces MKQFKFEYILMILIMTFLSVKAKGQETDSLEHYLEVAARNNPGLNADFLTYKASLEKVSQAGAWPDPQLDMGIFLKPMNIVGGQQIADFTLMQMFPWFGTKKTAQSEATHMAKMSYEKFRETRDNLYMEVYRQWYLLSALKEQINNNRDNLQLLKQLEELALRKISSSSSGSSSLYSLPTPPPVTQNNRSTSAGNKMAGMGSMGGTAMSGSNSSSMTGMSSSASNMSADMSSSPGMSDVLRIQLEMIEIENNITTLLSDIAAEKAIFNALLNRPVEIEVVIPDSIVKVPFIFDERVSINEIERGNPMLGMFEEEELAYRAKNEMDKKMSYPMLGLGLQYMLIGENKTASMDSGMKPEMSGIDMIMPMFSISIPIYRNKYKAQQRENRFMWESARENYNNTLNMLQSELFKLKHELDNADRKITLYQKQAQLARVAYQLVVQEFVTAKSDLTNVIQVQRQLLDYQLREAEAIAEYNMKVASIRKLGSFNTSNN
- a CDS encoding metallophosphoesterase yields the protein MSTVRIVRKKFSFHFLIFIIGLYSFHSIAQDKTVRIVQITDPQFGFFDENSGFEKETIQYSEAISQINKLKPDFVVITGDFVNNSRDLNQIEEFKRITAGLNNEIPFYLSPGNHDLGQNPVKEDFDIYFSHYGEGNDRFAFEYNNSYFIGLNSVIIKSGTNKKEEREQFRWLKKRLKKAKSSDVIIVFTHYPFFINDFEEDITYSNQSKEERLKYFTLFEKYGVDAIFSGHLHNNAEAEHNGILMITTNSAGRPLGKAEPGYRLIELKDGIINTKYINLNP